Within Candidatus Thorarchaeota archaeon, the genomic segment TTCTTGGCTGGCTACTCGCGAGAGGAGGAATAATAATGTCGGACAAGGGTGACCTGAGTGACGCTCTAAAGAAGTGGGAGGACACAACGGTATCTAAGACTATTAACAGATTTCCTGAACGGAAGCAGGAGTTCTCTACGCTCTCGGGTATCCCCATTAAGCGCCTCTACACCCCCCTTGACACGCAACATCTTAATTATGCGACATCTCTCGGATTTCCTGGTCTGTATCCTTTTACACGTGGCGTACAACCAACCATGTACCGTGGCCGCTTCTGGACGATGCGGCAATACAGCGGTTTTGCAACAGCTCTGGAGACCAATCAGCGATTTAGATTTCTCCTAGAGCAGGGGCAGACAGGGCTCTCGGTCGCATTTGATCTGCCCACACAAATCGGCTATGACTCCGATGACCCGTTGGCCAAGGGCGAAGTGGGAAAGGTCGGTGTCGCTATTGACTCGCTTGCAGACATGGAGGTACTGTTCCAATCGATTCCCCTTGACAAGGTCAGTACCTCGATGACTATCAATGCTCCAGCCGCAGTACTCTTGGCCATGTATATAGCAGTTGCAGAAAAGCAAGGGGTTTCAATGGACAAACTTCGAGGGACTATCCAAAACGATATTCTCAAGGAGTACGTGGCACGTGGTACGTACATCTTTCCGCCGCAGCCCTCAATGAGACTCATTACTGATATCTTCAAATTCTGTTCCGAAAAGATGCCCCTCTGGAACACGATCTCGATCAGCGGCTATCACATCCGGGAGGCTGGATCAACAGCCGTTCAAGAGGTCGCCTTTACAATAGCCAATGGGATCGCCTATGTGCAGGCTGCTCTTGATGTGGGTCTTGATGTTGACAAGTTCGCATCACGCCTCTCATTCTTCTTTGGGTCTCATAGTGACTTCTTCGAGGAGATTGCAAAGTTTAGGGCGGCGCGGCGCCTATGGGCTCGTATCATGAGGGAACGTTTTGGTGCCAAGAGTGACAAATCTTGTCGAATGCGATTTCACACACAGACTGCGGGATGTACACTCACAGCACAGCAACCTGAGAACAATGTTATTCGAGTCACCCTTCAAGCGCTCCAAGCAGTTCTTGGCGGGACCCAGTCGCTACACACGAATTCCCGTGATGAGGCGCTCTCACTCCCGACAGAGGACTCGGTTCAGATCGCTCTCCGGACACAGCAGATAATCGCCTACGAGTCTGGTGTGGCTGACACGATTGATCCTCTGGCTGGTTCTTATTTCATCGAGCACCTGACAAATGAGATTGAGAGCAGGGCTATGGAATACATTACAAAGATTGACGAACTCGGGGGGTCTCCAGTCGCTATTGAAAAGGGGTTCATTCAACGAGAGATCACTGCAAGTGCTTATGAGCATCAGCGATTGGTCGATGCAAAGGATCGCATTGTTGTTGGTGTTAACAAATTCACTGTAGATGAGGAGCAGAAGTTCGATTACATGCGTGTTGATCCTGAAGCCGAGCGCCGTCAGGTGGAGCGCGTTCAGAAGGTCCGCAAGTCACGTGATCGGTCCGTTGTAGATGCTGCACTTGCGGCGTTGCGTGAGGGTGCAAAGGGTGACGCAAATCTAATGCCGTTAATCTTGGATGCCGTTCGGGCTTATGCGACGTTAGGAGAGATCTGCGGCGTTCTTCGTGATGTCTTCGGCGAGTATCGTGCCCCTGATGTACTATAGGTGATGAACTTATGACGATTGAGAAGATTGACCATGTTGGAATTGCGGTAAAGAGCCTCTCCGAAACCTTGCCTTACTATCGAGATGTTCTCGGACTTGAATTTCTCGGTGATGAAGTTGTACCTGAACAGAAGGTCCATGTGGCATTCCTCAAGATTGGAGAGAGTCGTATCGAGCTCTTGGAACCGACCTCCGAAGACAGTCCCATCTCCGGTTTTCTAGAAAAGCGTGGTGGTGGTATTCATCATATTGCTGTTCTTGTGGATGATATCGTGTCAGCTCTTCAAGAGCACAAGGCAAAGGGCTCACGCCTGATAGACGAGTCGCCTCGTAATGGTGCCCACGGGATGAAGATTGCTTTTGTTCATCCCAAGTCTACTTCTGGTGTCTTGCTAGAGCTCTGTCAGATAGATCAATAGTTGGTGGATATCCAACGCGCCTCTGCTCTTCTCACCGTTTTCATGCTCGAACATAGATTTATCTGAAAATTTTCGGATATATTATCGTATTCGGAGGTGAGCAAGGTGACTGAAGAGTCGCTTGT encodes:
- a CDS encoding methylmalonyl-CoA mutase family protein; translated protein: MSDKGDLSDALKKWEDTTVSKTINRFPERKQEFSTLSGIPIKRLYTPLDTQHLNYATSLGFPGLYPFTRGVQPTMYRGRFWTMRQYSGFATALETNQRFRFLLEQGQTGLSVAFDLPTQIGYDSDDPLAKGEVGKVGVAIDSLADMEVLFQSIPLDKVSTSMTINAPAAVLLAMYIAVAEKQGVSMDKLRGTIQNDILKEYVARGTYIFPPQPSMRLITDIFKFCSEKMPLWNTISISGYHIREAGSTAVQEVAFTIANGIAYVQAALDVGLDVDKFASRLSFFFGSHSDFFEEIAKFRAARRLWARIMRERFGAKSDKSCRMRFHTQTAGCTLTAQQPENNVIRVTLQALQAVLGGTQSLHTNSRDEALSLPTEDSVQIALRTQQIIAYESGVADTIDPLAGSYFIEHLTNEIESRAMEYITKIDELGGSPVAIEKGFIQREITASAYEHQRLVDAKDRIVVGVNKFTVDEEQKFDYMRVDPEAERRQVERVQKVRKSRDRSVVDAALAALREGAKGDANLMPLILDAVRAYATLGEICGVLRDVFGEYRAPDVL
- the mce gene encoding methylmalonyl-CoA epimerase; this translates as MTIEKIDHVGIAVKSLSETLPYYRDVLGLEFLGDEVVPEQKVHVAFLKIGESRIELLEPTSEDSPISGFLEKRGGGIHHIAVLVDDIVSALQEHKAKGSRLIDESPRNGAHGMKIAFVHPKSTSGVLLELCQIDQ